The nucleotide window GCCGAACGCGGCGAACTGCAGGTCGGTCGTCGTCTCCACGTAGTGGTGCGGCAGCCAGCCCTGCACGGTGGCGGTGCTGGTGCCCTCGAGGGCATCGGCCTGCGTCGTCCAGGTCTCGGTGACCGTGCCGGCGGCCTGGTCGTAGACCGAGTCCATCGAGACGTCGCGCGGGACGGCGAAGGCGGTCCGGTGCAGGTCGTCGAGCGTCGCACCGGTGGCCGGGACGGCGCTGACGACGAGGTGGGCGACGGGGGTCTCGGCGGTGAGGACGTCGCCGGCGCGGGAGAAGGTGGTGCCCACGGGCACGTGGACGCCGTAGGTGCGGCCGCCCTGCGTGACGGCGAACCGGTCGGTAGTGACCGGGAAGGTGATCGGCGTCCCGGTCGAGGTGGTGACCACCGCACCCGGGGCGAGGGTGAGCCGCGGGGCCATGTCGGTGTACTCGAACCACGTGTAGGGCATGCCGCGCGAGGCGGTCACGTCGACGTGCTGGCTACCGCCGGTCTGGGTCATCCGCCAGCTGACGTTCTGGTCGCCCCAGCGCAGCGCCTTGGCGCTGTCGGCCCGGAACGCGGGGTCGAAACGGGTGTCCAGGCCCGTGGCCTGGTCGGTGAGCACGACCTGGTCCAGCAGCACGTGCGCCCACCCGGCACCCAGGGTGTCGACCACCCGGACCTGCGCCTGCCGGCCGGTGTACGCCGACAGGTCCCAGGTCACCCAGCGCAGCGTCTCGGAGTCCTGGCCCGTGGCCGACTGCACGACCCGGCCGTCGACGACGAGCTGCACCTCCTCCGTGCCCGGGTGGTTGCCACCGCCCACCATGAGGCCGGCGAACGCGTGGTCCACGGTGAAGGCAGGCGAGGTGAGCGTGCCGGTGGCGCCGTCGCCGCGGGCGTCGGTGAAGGAGTTGGCCAGGCCGGTGCCGAGGAAGCCCGCGACCGCGCTCTGGCCCCGGCTGGTGCCGGGCGAGGGCAGCGTGCCGAAGGCGTCGCCGGTGGTGGTCCAGCCGCGCGCGCCGGTCGCGGAGTCGAAGTCGGCGAGGACGACGTCGCCGGGGGCCGGCTGCGGGGTGACGGTGCCGCCGACGACGAGCGGCTGCTCGAGCTTCATCGCGGTGCCGTCGGCGTTCCACTGCGTCGGGTAGGTGACCTTCGTGCCGGTCTGGCTGTTGGAGACGACCAGCGGGTCGGCCCACAGGTCACCGGAGTACCGGCTCACGACGAGGTCGGTCCACCAGGCGTTGGTCGGGACCGGCTCGCCGTCCTGGCTGGAGTCGATGAACAGCTGCTGGTCGACGGTGGCCGACACGGTCGGCGTGTGGCCGGCGTCCAGGGAGGCCGGGGGCGCGGCGGCGTAGGAGCCGCTGCCGACGGCGACGACCGACGGGTCGCCGGGGGCGGCCTGCGCGGCGGGCGCGGCCAGCACGAGCGGGACAGCGCCCAGCGCGGTGGCCGCGGCGAGCGCTCCGGCGAGCCGCGGGAGGCTCCGGGAGGGCCGCCGGCGTGAGGGGGTGGCGCTCAGCACGGATGGACAGGAGAGTCAGCGGAAGTCACGGCGCGTGACCCTACGCACGCTGTGTGTCACCAATGTTGCCGGGGGCAGCCCGCTAGGCGAACAGCAGGTGCCCTCGTCCGGCCGCCGTCCCGGCCCGCCGGACAGCCGCCCGGTGCGCCGCGGGCACGATGGACGCCGTGGGACGAGTGGCGGTCATCGGTGACATCGGCGGGCACCTCGCGCAGCTGAGCCGGGCGCTGCGGCGGCTGGGTGCCGACCCGGGCACGCTCCGCCTGCCGGCCGACCTGCAGGTCGTGCAGGTCGGCGACCTCGTCCACCGCGGCCCGGACTCCGCCGGTGTGGTGGCACTGGTCGACCGGCTGCTGGCCGACCAGCCCGGGCAGTGGCACCAGCTGGCCGGCAACCACGAGGGCCAGTACGTGGACGTGCCCGCCTTCGACTGGCCGGAGACGGTCCCCGCCGGGGCGCAGGAGACGATGCGCCGCTGGTGGGCGACCGGCGCGATGCGGGTCGCCGCGGCGGTCACCCTCGGCGACGGGGAGCAGGTGCTGGTCAGCCACGCCGGGCTGACGTCGGGGTTGCACCGCTGCCTCGGCCGCCCCCGGACCGCCGACGACGCCGCCGCCGCGCTGAACGGGCTGCGCGGGACCCACCCGGCGGTGCTGTGGCGGGCCGGCGCGATGCTCGGCGGCGGCCCGCCCGACCTCACGGCCGGCCCGATGTGGGCCGAGGCCGGCGCCGAGCTCGCCGCGTCCTGGGTCGCCGACGAGGTGCTGGGCGTGCGGATGCCCTTCACCCAGGTGCACGGCCACTCCAGCGTGGTCGGCCACGAGCGCGGCGAGCCGGTGCTGCGCGCGCCCGAGCTGCGCGACCGGATCCAGCTGCAGCGGGACGACCGGCACGTCGCGGTCAGCGTGGCCGGCGAGCTGCTGATCGGCGTCGACCCCGGCTTCGGCCGCACCGCGCACTCACGCTGGGCACCGCTGGTGTTCGCCGACGCCACCGTCACCGGCTGACCGTCGCCCTCACGTCACCGGGTGGTCCCGGCGTGGGGAGGGCGGTGCCTCAGTTGATGATCTCGCCGGAGCGGAGCGCGGACAGGCGGTCCCGCCACAGCTGCAGCGCCCCCGGGGTCAGCCTGGTCCAGTCGGTGACCTCCCCGACGACCCGCAGCGGTGCGCTGCTGCGGTAGGACCGGGTGGGGTTGCCGGGGAACTTCTTGTCGGTCACGTTCGGGTCGTCCTCGAACGGCCCGGTCGGCTCGACCTCGTAGACGCGCGGGTCGCCGCCACCGGCGAGCTCCACGGCCAGTTCCGCCGCGAGGCCGGCGCCGTCCCGGAGCGCGGTGAAGTAGACGTGGTTCATCACGACGTCGGGGCGGTAGTTGGACCGGAAGCCGGGCGTCAGGAGGTCACCGACCCGGAGGTCGGCCCTGGTCCCGTGGAAGAACGGCCCGTCGGCCGGCGTCCGGCTCATCGCGCCACCGTAGGCCGGACTCCCCCGTCCCGGGGTGCGCCGGGCGGGGTCCTCGCGTGGGCGGACAGCTGCACGGGCCACAGACGGGTCGTCCAGACCACTGGGCGCGAGGCCGGACCTCCGGCACCGCTGCCGGTGGGGTCCTCACCGGGATCGGCGGTCCGTCGGCTGCCCGGGCCGGGTGGGGCGCCGGCCGAGGGGGTCCGGACAGACCTCCGGCCCGGGGCCCTGGGGGAACAGGGCGCCGGGCCGGAGGTCAGGCGGTCGTGACCCGGGCCGCCGCCCGCGCCGGTCCGAGGTCAGGGGACCGGCGCGGGCTCAGCGGACGCCCGGGGCGGACGACGTCAGCTGCAGCCGCTGGTGGAGCCGCAGCCCTCGCAGACGTAGCAGCTGCCGGCGGGGCGCATCTTCGTGCCGCAGGTCATGCACAGCGGCGCGTCGGTGGCGGTGCCGGTGACCAGCTCGAGCAGCTCGGCGGAGGAGTGGGCCTCCTTGATCGCCTTCTTGGGGGACTCCTTCACCACCGGTGCCTCGGCCTTGGCCGGGGCCTCGGCGTGGGTCTCGGTCGGCGCGGAACCCCGCAGGGCCTCCAGGTCGACGTCGTCCTCGCTGACCTCGGGGGTCGAGGCCGAGGTGCCGTAGGAGCCGGCGACCTGCTCGGCCCGCTCCTCGGCGGAGAAGATCCCCAGCCCGGCGCGGGTCTCGGCGGGCAGGTGGTCCAGCGCCAGGCGACGGAAGATGTAGTCCATGACCGACTGGGCGATCCGGATGTCCGGGTCGTCGGTCATGCCGGCGGGCTCGAAGCGCATGTTGGTGAACTTCTGGATGTAGGTCTCCAGCGGCACCCCGTGCTGCAGGGCCAGGGAGATCCCGATCGAGAAGGCGTCCATCACGCCGGCCAGGGTCGAGCCCTGCTTGCCCAGCTTGAGGAAGACCTCACCGAGGCTGCCGTCCTCGTACATGCCGGCGGTCATGTAGCCCTCGGCGCCGGCGACGCTGAAGGACGTGGTGACGCTGGTGCGCTTCTTCGGCAGGCGCTTGCGCACCGGGTGGGCCAGGGCGGTGGCCGCCGGGGCGACCTCGGCCACGGCGACCTCGTCCTTGGTGCCGTCGTTCTTGCCCTTGCCACCGGACAGCGGCTGGCCGACCTTGCAGTTGTCGCGGTAGATGGCGAGGGCCTTGATGCCCATCTTCCAGCCCTGGAAGTAGATGTCGGCGACCTCTTCGACCGTGGCCGACTCGGGCATGTTGACCGTCTTGCTGATCGCGCCGGAGATGAACGGCTGGACCGCGGCCATCATGCGGACGTGGCCCATCGGGGAGATGGCGCGCTCGCCCATCGCGCAGTCGAAGACCGCGTAGTGCTCCGGGCGCAGGCTCGGGGCGTCGACGACGTGGCCGTGCTCGGCGATGTACTCGACGATCGCCTCGACCTGCTCGTCCTGGTAGCCCAGGCTCGTCAGCGCCCGCGGCACCGTCTGGTTGACGATCTGCATGGAGCCGCCGCCGACCAGCTTCTTGAACTTGACCAGCGAGAAGTCCGGCTCGATGCCGGTCGTGTCGCAGTCCATCATGAAGCCGATGGTGCCGGTGGGGGCCAGCACGGAGGCCTGCGCGTTGCGCCAGCCGTTCTCCGCGCCGATGGCCAGGCCCTCCTGCCACTGGGTCGTGGCGACCTTGAGCACGTCGGCGTCGTCGGCGCCGACCGGGCGGATCGCGTCGTTGGCCGCGGCGTGCTTGCGCATGACCCGGGTGTGGGCGTCGGCGTTGCGGGCGAAGCCGTCGTAGGCGCCGACGATGCCGGCCAGCTCGGCCGAGCGGCGGTAGGCGGTGCCGGTCATCAGCGACGTGATCGCTGCGGCGAGCGACTGGCCACCGCGGGAGTCGTAGGCGTGGCCGGTGGCCATCAGCATCGCGCCGAGGTTGGCGTAGCCGATGCCCAGCTGGCGGTAGGCCCGCGTGGTCTCACCGATCGGGGCGGTCGGGAAGTCGGCGAAGCAGATCGAGATGTCCATCGCGGTGATGATCAGCTCGACGGACTTCACGAAGTTCTTGGAGTCGAAGGTGCCGTCGTCCTTGAGGAACTTCATGAGGTTCAGCGACGCCAGGTTGCACGAGCTGTTGTCCAGGCTCATGTACTCCGAGCACGGGTTCGAGGCGTTGATCCGCCCCGTCTCGGGGTTGGTGTGCCAGTCGTTGATCGTGTCGTCGTACTGGATGCCCGGGTCGGCGCACTCCCAGGCGGCCTGAGTGACCTTGCCGAACAGCTCGCGGGCGTCGACGGTCTCGATGACCCGGTTGTCCTCGCGGGCCCGCAGCCCGAACTCCGAGCCGCTCTCGACCGCGCGCATGAACTCGTCGTTGACGCGGACGGAGTTGTTGGCGTTCTGGTACTGGACGCTGGTGATGTCCTTGCCGCCGAGGTCCATGTCGTACCCGGCGTCCCGCAGCGCGCGGATCTTGTCCTCCTCGCGCGCCTTGGTCTCGATGAACTCCTCGATGTCGGGGTGGTCGATGTCGAGGACGACCATCTTCGCCGCGCGGCGGGTGGCGCCACCGGACTTGATGGTGCCGGCGGAGGCGTCGGCGCCGCGCATGAAGGAGACCGGGCCCGACGCGGTGCCACCGGAGGACAGCAGCTCCTTGGAGGAGCGGATGCGGGAGAGGTTCAGGCCGGCACCGGAGCCGCCCTTGAAGATCAGGCCCTCCTCGCGGTACCAGTTGAGGATCGAGTCCATCGTGTCGTCGACGGCCAGGATGAAGCAGGCGCTGACCTGCTGCGGCGAGGCGGTGCCGACGTTGAACCAGACCGGGGAGTTGAAGCTGAACACCTGGTGCATGAGCATCCAGGTCAGCTCGTGCTCGAAGACCTCGGCGTCCTCGTCGGTGGCGAAGTACCCGTGCTCGCGGCCGGCCGCACCGTAGGTCAGCACGACCCGGTCGATGAGCTGGCGCAGGCTGGTCTCGCGCTGCGGGCTGCCGACGGCGCCACGGAAGTACTTCGTGGTGACGATGTTGGTGGCGTTGATGCTCCACTCGGAGGGGAACTCGACCCCGCGCTGCTCGAAGTTGATCGAGCCGTCCCGCCAGTTGGTCATGACGACGTCGCGGCGCTCCCACACGACCTCGTCGTAGGGGTGCACCCCAGCGGTGGTGAAGACCCGCTTGACCTTCAGGCCCTTCCCCCGGGTGGGGGTCTTGCCCGCGGTGCGGCGGTTCCGGCTGGGAGAGAGGCGGTCGGCTGTCTCGGTCAAAGCGTGCTCCCCTGGTGAGGCGTGCTGAACTGGATGGCTGCAGGTCCGGCGGTTGCCGGGAGCCGGTGGTGTGGGTGTCCCGCGGGGCGGGAGCGCCGCGACCGGGTGGTCGGGCAGGTCGGGCAGCTGGTCGGGCGGGTCAGCCGGTCGGCGCCCCGGCGGCTGCGCCGTCGGGGCCGGCGGGCGGGCCGTTGTCGGCGACGTCGGGCCGGAGCCGCTTGAGCTCGGCGATCTCCTTCTCGAAGTCCGCGGCCGAGGAGAAGGACCGGTAGACGCTGGCGAACCGGAGGTAGGCGACCTCGTCGAGGTAGCGGAGCGGGCCGAGGATGGCGAGGCCGACCTCGTTGCTGGGCACCTCGGCGGAACCGGTGGCCCGCACGGCGTCCTCGACCTTGGCGGCCAGGACGGCCAGCTGGCCCTCGTCGACCGGGCGCCCCTGGCAGGCCCGGCGCACACCGGCGATGACCTTGTTGCGGTCGAAGGGCTCGCTGACGCCGCTGCGCTTGACGACGGCGAGCACCGGCTCCTCCACCGTGGTGAAGCGCCGCCCGCACACCGGGCAGGACCGGCGGCGGCGCGTGCTGGCGCCCTCGTCGGTCTCCCGCGAGTCGACGACCCGGCTGTCGGGGCTGTGGCAGAAGGGGCAGCGCACCGGGGCACCTCCTCGATCGGCGGGCCGCCGGAGCGACCGTGGTGACGCGCCCTGTGGACCGGCCGGGGGACATCCGGTGGATGTCCTGGGGCTGACCTGGGGACGCGCCTGTGGAGAGGAACTACATCTCTGTCACACAAGATGTTGGGGTGAGGTTAGCCCCGCACCACTACAGGTACAACCCCTGGGCCCCGGCGCGTCTTCCTGAGACGCACCCGCCCCGCCCGTACCAGGCACTTTCCCCGGACACGCCGGGCGCAGCGCCGGTCAGGGCAGCTGGAGCTCGGCGCCGGGCAGGAGGTCGACGCTGTCGAGGCCGTTGAGGGCGACGATCGCGTCGATCACCGCGCGCGGGTCCTCCTCGGGCGCGACGGCGCGGGCGATGGACCACAGGGAGTCCCCCGACCGGACGACGAACGTGTCGGAACCGGCCAGCTGCAGGCCGCTCTCCCGGTTCATCTCGACGTGCACGACCGTGGCCGCGGCGAGGGACAGCCCGATCGCGATCGACAGCCCGGCGACCACCCGCTGACCGCGCGCGGTGAGCCGCAGCGGCGGCGGCGGCCGGCGGACCCCCGACCGCTCCCGTCCCGCCGCGGGGCGGGGCTCGGTGGCGCAACCGCCACGGACGGCCCGCCCGGCCGGGAGCCCGTCGAGCCGCGCCG belongs to Modestobacter sp. L9-4 and includes:
- a CDS encoding metallophosphoesterase; translated protein: MGRVAVIGDIGGHLAQLSRALRRLGADPGTLRLPADLQVVQVGDLVHRGPDSAGVVALVDRLLADQPGQWHQLAGNHEGQYVDVPAFDWPETVPAGAQETMRRWWATGAMRVAAAVTLGDGEQVLVSHAGLTSGLHRCLGRPRTADDAAAALNGLRGTHPAVLWRAGAMLGGGPPDLTAGPMWAEAGAELAASWVADEVLGVRMPFTQVHGHSSVVGHERGEPVLRAPELRDRIQLQRDDRHVAVSVAGELLIGVDPGFGRTAHSRWAPLVFADATVTG
- the arr gene encoding NAD(+)--rifampin ADP-ribosyltransferase, with the translated sequence MSRTPADGPFFHGTRADLRVGDLLTPGFRSNYRPDVVMNHVYFTALRDGAGLAAELAVELAGGGDPRVYEVEPTGPFEDDPNVTDKKFPGNPTRSYRSSAPLRVVGEVTDWTRLTPGALQLWRDRLSALRSGEIIN
- a CDS encoding vitamin B12-dependent ribonucleotide reductase encodes the protein MTETADRLSPSRNRRTAGKTPTRGKGLKVKRVFTTAGVHPYDEVVWERRDVVMTNWRDGSINFEQRGVEFPSEWSINATNIVTTKYFRGAVGSPQRETSLRQLIDRVVLTYGAAGREHGYFATDEDAEVFEHELTWMLMHQVFSFNSPVWFNVGTASPQQVSACFILAVDDTMDSILNWYREEGLIFKGGSGAGLNLSRIRSSKELLSSGGTASGPVSFMRGADASAGTIKSGGATRRAAKMVVLDIDHPDIEEFIETKAREEDKIRALRDAGYDMDLGGKDITSVQYQNANNSVRVNDEFMRAVESGSEFGLRAREDNRVIETVDARELFGKVTQAAWECADPGIQYDDTINDWHTNPETGRINASNPCSEYMSLDNSSCNLASLNLMKFLKDDGTFDSKNFVKSVELIITAMDISICFADFPTAPIGETTRAYRQLGIGYANLGAMLMATGHAYDSRGGQSLAAAITSLMTGTAYRRSAELAGIVGAYDGFARNADAHTRVMRKHAAANDAIRPVGADDADVLKVATTQWQEGLAIGAENGWRNAQASVLAPTGTIGFMMDCDTTGIEPDFSLVKFKKLVGGGSMQIVNQTVPRALTSLGYQDEQVEAIVEYIAEHGHVVDAPSLRPEHYAVFDCAMGERAISPMGHVRMMAAVQPFISGAISKTVNMPESATVEEVADIYFQGWKMGIKALAIYRDNCKVGQPLSGGKGKNDGTKDEVAVAEVAPAATALAHPVRKRLPKKRTSVTTSFSVAGAEGYMTAGMYEDGSLGEVFLKLGKQGSTLAGVMDAFSIGISLALQHGVPLETYIQKFTNMRFEPAGMTDDPDIRIAQSVMDYIFRRLALDHLPAETRAGLGIFSAEERAEQVAGSYGTSASTPEVSEDDVDLEALRGSAPTETHAEAPAKAEAPVVKESPKKAIKEAHSSAELLELVTGTATDAPLCMTCGTKMRPAGSCYVCEGCGSTSGCS
- the nrdR gene encoding transcriptional regulator NrdR: MRCPFCHSPDSRVVDSRETDEGASTRRRRSCPVCGRRFTTVEEPVLAVVKRSGVSEPFDRNKVIAGVRRACQGRPVDEGQLAVLAAKVEDAVRATGSAEVPSNEVGLAILGPLRYLDEVAYLRFASVYRSFSSAADFEKEIAELKRLRPDVADNGPPAGPDGAAAGAPTG
- a CDS encoding LysM peptidoglycan-binding domain-containing protein, producing the protein MVSPQQLDAPVPVSAASVSSAPGAPVPAPTPPSPWRPVAAARRVAARVPAATGRGPQPAAPATARRDAARPGARPARLDGLPAGRAVRGGCATEPRPAAGRERSGVRRPPPPLRLTARGQRVVAGLSIAIGLSLAAATVVHVEMNRESGLQLAGSDTFVVRSGDSLWSIARAVAPEEDPRAVIDAIVALNGLDSVDLLPGAELQLP